A genomic stretch from Nerophis ophidion isolate RoL-2023_Sa linkage group LG14, RoL_Noph_v1.0, whole genome shotgun sequence includes:
- the fastk gene encoding fas-activated serine/threonine kinase encodes MLCWSAKWRFLSPVAAVSQAMYATRIYSAAGGGGGVKAGKRGGLTVLDTHTPYLHQHRAPLPLPTYPLYQGRPGDHRGAHFHHHYHQQPAPLAPPPMPPNCPHHAHLHTYSGGVPAGRSGGKKKSWNFIHEKMSYDTFFTMKRLIERSRRPDEVLRWLAQNPAKISHNHYPIALHKIAQLLQATSPPPPPPPPPPPLDNGAVAVKCGRHVLEHQDFLLLCDAIVNDCSKLDNFSIVNCLYAVAALGLSSETPVVQVLEAESQSRLGQFNQKDVSMVFSSSMKLHPGSQHPLTEACLLGLEKNLEREHHPQTLFLLLSYYRLKWHTLKPQGVATTDDTAPPNPEQLLVNRKILRLVKHTLASVSGVRDQEMTLLDEMLAVCAKEASNKSLEFIFNSHLFYQNRQERFIRSLAEELPKKEESISAYTMALIAKYIARHRLRETQLLDTIASFLVKRAEYLDSKVIQKLVFPFSRMNYRPSNEDKFFLRLEEVVELKALSSPLATVNILMSLFQLGHFPGPVLHRVFSPAFISNVTNSPYALIVRRYLSLLDAAVELEYHDYTGPRLHHSHKVLMFDHALTADEVNRKYSYKGLVAEALRQLLGQHHYKQDQVLAPGYYTDFVLWMDSSGRVLPIQSGAPLAPGSTPAACVGSKGGVAEESGQESLESDKTTDGSKESRSFQSQHTHSTPGATAPSAPPHLGDRGGPSDYGTYCVPVVEYYSSVSKEHSLESHDSSTLSSPPSDAPPPLAAQGPTCGTAPNSIFQFSISKILEYEAETKPSGDQEEEFCESATGNDRSEADGECPSTAQLSPTCPPEPDKTEAKHIRRLVVSVNDKWHYCHNSDVLVGSRAMRDRHLKLLGYIVLQLPYHELEKLNGIEQVKTYLHAKLQDIPR; translated from the exons ATGTTGTGTTGGTCCGCCAAGTGGCGCTTCCTGAGCCCAGTCGCCGCCGTATCCCAAGCCATGTACGCCACACGCATCTACAGTGCCGCCGGAGGAGGGGGTGGAGTCAAGGCCGGGAAAAGGGGCGGACTCACTGTGCTTGATACGCATACCCCGTACCTTCACCAGCACCGGGCGCCACTTCCCCTTCCTACCTACCCTCTGTACCAGGGCAGGCCTGGCGACCACCGGGGAGCACATTTTCACCACCATTACCATCAGCAGCCTGCCCCTCTGGCCCCGCCCCCAATGCCCCCTAATTGCCCGCACCACGCCCACCTCCACACGTACAGCGGCGGTGTTCCGGCCGGCAGGTCAGGCGGAAAGAAGAAGTCGTGGAACTTCATCCACGAGAAGATGAGCTACGACACTTTTTTCACGATGAAGCGTCTAATAGAGCGCTCACGGCGACCCGATGAGGTTCTGCGCTGGCTTGCACAGAACCCGGCCAAGATCTCCCACAACCACTACCCCATCGCGCTACACAAAATCGCACAGCTGCTGCAGGCCacgtcaccaccaccaccaccaccaccgccaCCTCCGCCTCTTGACAACGGGGCTGTTGCAGTAAAGTGTGGTCGCCATGTTCTGGAGCATCAGGACTTCTTGTTGCTGTGCGACGCCATCGTCAACGACTGTTCTAAATTGGACAACTTCAGCATCGTCAACTGTCTATACGCTGTGGCGGCGCTCG GTCTATCCAGCGAGACTCCGGTGGTTCAAGTTCTCGAGGCTGAGTCTCAGTCCAGACTGGGCCAGTTCAACCAGAAGGACGTGTCCATGGTGTTCAGTTCCAGCATGAAGCTTCATCCGGGCAGCCAGCACCCGCTCACCGAGGCCTGCCTGCTCGGCCTGGAGAAGAACCTGGAGCGAGAGCACCACCCGCAGACCCTATTCCTGCTGCTCTCCTACTACCGCCTCAAGTGGCACACACTGAAGCCGCAGGGAGTTGCAACAACCGATGACACCGCGCCGCCTAACCCTGAACAGCTGCTAGTTAACAG GAAGATCCTGCGTCTGGTCAAACACACTCTTGCCAGCGTCAGTGGCGTTCGTGACCAGGAGATGACGCTGTTGGATGAGATGTTAGCAGTGTGTGCCAAAGAGGCCAGCAACAAGAGTCTGGAGTTCATCTTCAACTCTCACCTCTTCTACCAGAACCGACAGGAGAGGTTCATCCGAAGCTTGGCAG AGGAGCTGCCAAAAAAGGAGGAGAGCATCAGCGCGTACACAATGGCGTTGATCGCTAAATATATCGCTCGACACCGCTTGAGAGAGACACAGCTGCTCGACACCATCGCAAGCTTCCTGGTCAAAAGGGCGGAGTACCTGGACAGCAAG GTTATCCAGAAGCTGGTTTTTCCATTCAGCAGGATGAATTATCGTCCATCCAACGAGGATAAGTTCTTCTTACGTTTAGAGGAAGTGGTGGAGTTGAAGGCGCTCAGCTCCCCGCTCGCCACCGTCAACATCCTCATGTCCCTCTTCCAATTGGGACACTTCCCGGGGCCTGTGCTGCACCGGGTCTTCTCTCCCGCCTTCATCAGCAATGTCACCA atAGTCCATACGCCCTCATCGTCCGCCGCTACCTGTCTTTATTGGACGCCGCTGTCGAATTGGAGTACCATGACTACACcggaccacgactacaccactccCACAAAGTGCTCATGTTTGACCACGCTCTTACTGCGGATGAAGTCAATCGCAAGTACAG TTATAAGGGTCTGGTGGCTGAGGCTCTCAGGCAGCTGCTTGGACAGCACCACTACAAGCAGGACCAAGTACTGGCTCCTGGATACTACACAG ATTTTGTGTTGTGGATGGACTCCTCCGGACGGGTTCTACCGATACAGTCAGGCGCACCTCTGGCTCCAGGCTCTACTCCTGCGGCATGTGTGGGTTCTAAGGGTGGCGTGGCGGAGGAATCTGGTCAGGAGTCACTGGAGTCGGACAAAACGACAGATGGTTCTAAAGAATCCAGGTCCTTTCAGTCTCAGCACACCCATAGCACGCCGGGGGCCACAGCCCCCTCAGCACCCCCTCATCTTGGGGACAGAGGCGGGCCCTCTGACTACGGTACCTACTGCGTGCCCGTAGTGGAGTACTACTCCAGCGTGTCAAAGGAGCACTCGCTGGAAAGCCACGACAGTTCCACGCTTAGCAGCCCCCCCTCTGATGCGCCACCACCACTGGCGGCCCAAGGACCCACATGTGGCACAGCTCCAAACTCCATCTTCCAGTTCTCCATTAGTAAGATCCTGGAGTATGAGGCGGAGACAAAGCCCTCTGGCGATCAAGAGGAGGAATTCTGTGAGTCTGCGACAGGAAACGACAGGTCTGAGGCAGACGGGGAGTGTCCATCAACGGCGCAACTCAGCCCAACATGCCCGCCCGAACCTGACAAGACAGAAGCGAAGCACATAAGGAG GCTCGTCGTCTCAGTTAACGACAAGTGGCACTACTGCCACAACTCTGACGTCCTGGTCGGATCCCGTGCCATGAGAGACCGCCACTTGAAGCTGCTGGGATACATCGTCCTACAG CTGCCCTATCATGAGCTGGAGAAGCTCAATGGCATCGAGCAGGTGAAGACATACCTGCACGCCAAACTGCAGGACATCCCACGATGA